The DNA window GAAGGAGGACTCTGGATGGTACTGGTGTGGTGTGGAGGTGGGAGGAGTCTGGAGTGCCGATGTCACAGCCTCCCTTCACATCAATGTTATCCAAGGTGAGAGGACACAAGTCCCCCCTTCTCCCTGAAGTGTGTACTCATTTGTGCACTCTTTCCCTTCATTTATGCACTCGTTCACACACCGAGTCACAGTCCCACTCCCCATTCTAACCCCTTCTCCCTTAAGTGTGCACTCATTGGCTGTGtggcggagtcaatcaccaccttccggagacacctgaaaccccacctctttaaggaatacctgggataggataaagtaatccttctaaccccccccttaaaagatttagatgcactattgtaaagtggttgttccactggatatcataaggtgaatgcaccaatttgtaagtcgctctggataagagcgtctgctaaatgacttaaatgtaaatgtaaatgttctgaTTGGCTGTGTTCTGATCTTAATCACGCCCCCTTTATGCATGTAAAAGCATTAGATTGGTGCAGGCACGGCTAGAGGGAGTGCCCACCATATTCCACCATCACACTACACCATTCCTTATAAATCTACGAGGGGGAGTGAACGAATGCACACTTTGTCAGAAGGGTAGAGAATTGGAATGTAGCCATTCACACTCATTTGCTCCTCTTCATGTATTtgaagcattggattggtgtgcTGGTCTGGTGGTTGTTATAGTATGCTGTGGTAGTTAGTCGGTATGGCTAAACTACATGTTAATAAATATATGTGTTGTTCTGGTGGTGCTGTACAGGTATGTCTGTGGTGAACAGCATGGTGAGCGGAGAGGAAGGGACCAGCGTCACTGTCCAGTGTCTCTACAGCCAGGGATACAGGTACGACTGGACATCACCTCTGTAGCAGGGCTGGAGAATCGCTgtccctggagagctactgtcctgtaggtttcactccaaccctcatCTAACGCACTTGATTCAAATATTTATAAGCTGAataaggttagttacaactgggggtGGAGTGAAAAGtgacaggaaggtagctctccaagaacagggttggagagtcctgCTCTATAGGGTAcataaccaaatcaaatcaaagtgtattcaTCATgcacacagtttagcagatgttatagtgggtgcagtgaaatgtttatgttactagctcctaacaatgccgTAAAAAGTaaaacaagtacacaaataatacaATAAAACATTTCAATCTTGAAATGTCAGAACGAATCCAATtaacccaaatagcactgtaacagtgaTCCAGATGCAGTCTATACTGATCCAGATGCAGTCTATACATATATACACCAGATGAATTTACAcaagatatactaagaatgacatatacagcagtagatatactaagaatgatatgtacagcagtagatatactaagaatgacatatacagcagtagatataccaataatgatatgtacagcagtagatataccaATAatgatatatacagcagtatatatactaagaatgatatgtacagcagtagatatactaagaatgatatatacagcagtagatatactaagaatgatatgtacagcagtagatatactaagaatgatatgtacagcagtagatatactaagaatgatatgtacagcagtagatatactaagaatgatatgtacagcagtagatatactaataatgatatgtacagcagtagatataccaataatgatatgtacagcagtagatacagCTATGTCAAGGAtgctatgtcaagaatccagtatatacagggcattttgaaagtattcagaccccttgactttttgttacgtttacagtcttattctaaaattgtttttgttttttaatatatactcatcaatctacacacaataccccacaataacaaagagaaaacaggtttttagaaatgtttgcaaatataaatataaaaaacaaaaatggaaaaaccttatttacattagtattaagaccatttgctatgagactcgaaattgagctcaggtgcatcctgattccatttattatccttgagatgtttctacaacttgattggagaccctgtgtggtcaattcaattgattggacatgatttggaaaggcacacacctgtctatataaggtcccacagttgacagtgcatgtcagaacaaaaaccaagccatgaggtcgaaggaattgtccggagagctccgagacaggattgtgtcgagtctcagatctggggaagggtaccaaaaaatgtctgcagcattgaaggttcccaagaacacagtggcctccatcattcttaaatggaagaagtttggaaccacaaagtctcttcctagagctggccacctggccaaactgagcaattgggggagaagggccttggtcatagaggtgaccaagaacccgatggccactctgacagagctctagagttcctctgtggagagggGACAACCTTCCAGacggacaaccatatctgcagcactccaccaatcaggcctttatggtagagtggccaaacggaagccactcctcagtaaaaggcacatgacagcctgcttggagtttgccaaaaggcacaaaattctctggtctaatgaaaccaagatttaactatttgacctgaatgccaagcgtcacgtctggaggaaacatggcatcatccctacggtgaagcatggtggtggcagcatcatgctgtggggatgttttcagcggcagggactgggagactagtcaggattgagggaaagatgaacagagcaaagtacagagagatcctctaTGAAAACTTTCTCCAGAAAGCTCAAGaccttcaacaggacaacgatcctaagcacacagccaagacaacgcaggagtggcttcgggacaagtctcaatgtccttgagtggcccagccagagcccggacttgaacccgatctaatatctctggagagacctgaaaatagctgtgcagtgacaatccaacctgacagagcttgagaggatctgcagaaaagaatgggagaatctccccaaatacaggtgtgccaagcatgtagtgtcatacacaagaagactcgaggctgtaatcactgccaaaggtgcttcaacaaagtactgagtaaagggtctgaatacttatgtaaatgtgttattgcatttacatttcatatataaattagcaaacatttctaaaaacctgtttttccttggaaattatgtagattgatgaggggaaaaaattatttaatccatttcagaataaagctataacgtagcaaaatgtggaaaaagtcaaggggtctgaatactttccgaatgcactgtaaataaatATGTGGTGTGTATAAACCAGTGTAACTAAAATACAATGTGCAATAGAATCAGCAATGTGgagaatacagtatttaaatacacAGTACAAAACCCCATGGTAAAATGGATAGAAATTGGAGGAATTTAGCTTCTGgatcagagtccggaatataaacaTATATGTATGTGAATGGTGTGTAACCTGTCTATATAGAATACCCTAGTATTAGATCTGAACACCTGCTCAAAATGTGACTTGTGGCAGAGAGAGTACATCTACAGTAGGCCTGTGATTTTGTGCAGTTGCCAGTAGGATTgtgggtctgtgtctgtctgtctgtgtgttgtcaggCAGAGTGAGAACTGCTGGTGTCGTagtgacttgtgtgtgtgtgtgtgtgtgtgttgtcaggcaGCATGAGAAGCGTTGGTGTCGTAGTGGTGACTGGAGCTCCTGTCTAGTGACAGATGGTGAAGGGCGGTATGAAGACCAGGCAGTAGAGATCAGAGatgacctgaccaaggctttcaCTGTCACCCTGAAGGGACTGGCCCAGAGAGATACAGGTTTGGAGAATATAACTCATAAGAAATAATATACCATGGTGCAGTTATGTGGATTTTGATGATGAAGACCATTATCTATATATTATATTGTATCTGCAGGATGGTAATGGTTATTATTATCATGGTAATATTCTAATGTATCTGCAGGATGGTAATGGTTATTATTATCATGGTAATATTCTAATGTATCTGCAGGCTGGTAATGGTGGTGGTTATTACCATGGTAATATTCTAATGTATCTGCAGGATGGTAATGGTTATTATTACCATGGTAATATTCTAATGTATCTGCAGGCTGGTAATGGTGGTGGTTATTACCATGGTAATATTCTAATGTATCTGCGGGCTGGTAATGGTGGTGGTTATTATTACCATGGTAATATTCTAATGTATCTGCAGGATGGTAATGGTTATTATTACCATGGTAATATTCTAATGTATCTGCAGGCTGGTAATGGTGGTGGTTATTACCATGGTAATATTCTAATGTATCTGCAGGCTGGTAATGGTGGTGGTTATTATTACCATGGTAATATTCTAATGTATCTGCAGGATGGTAATGGTTATTATTACCATGGTAATATTCTAATGTATCTGCAGGCTGGTAATGGTGGTGGTTATTACCATGGTAATATTCTAATGTATCTGCAGGCTGGTAATGGTGGTGGTTATTATTACCATGGTAATATTCTAATGTATCTGCAGGATGGTAATGGTTATTATTATCATGGTAATATTCTAATGTATCTGCAGGCTGGTAATGGTGGTGGTTATTACCATGGTAATATTCTAATGTATCTGCAGGCTGGTAATGGTGGTGGTTATTATTACCATGGTAATATTCTAATGTATCTGCAGGATGGTAATGGTTATTATTATCATGGTAATATTCTAATGTATCTGCAGGCTGGTAATGGTGGTGGTTATTATTACCATGGTAATATTCTAATGTATCTGCAGGATGGTAATGGTTATTAATATTATCATGTGTGTGCAGGCTGGTACTGGTGTGCTGCAGGACAACAACAAGTGGCTGTCTACATCCTGGTCACTCCTCCATCCACAACAGGTACATGATGATTAGATATGATTGGCTGAATCAGGAGTTAGAACAAGCAGGATTAAGaaacctgttgtgtgtgtgtgtcccacagcACCTGCTCCTACAGTGACATCCCCACCAGAAGAAAGCCCCCAGTCTGTTCCTGTGTCTCCGTCTgtgtctccgtctctgtctcctcttcccAGACACGTAGCTAAAGGAGCAGACCACCACAGGTAACACTGCAGACCAGGGAGGGATAGGTAACCATGGGTAGAAGTTACCACAGCTATAGGTAACCCTGTGTGTGCGCGTTGCAGGCCACTATGGGAGTTTCCTCTGATGGTTTGTGGAGTTCTGTTCATCTTGATGGTTCTGGTGCTGCTGCCATGGAAGATACTGGACCAATACAGTGAGTCCTGAACTGGGTATAGTAGGTTCATAAACAACCAGAAGGCATGACATGCATATCACATTGGAGGTTTCTAGTGAACCAAATGCAGGCCATATTCATAACTAGTTCATGGAAATGTGTCCTGTTACAAGTTACAATGACGCCGTCTGCTGGTAGACAATGGAATAAGCATATTATATTGCTCTTAAGTTAAACCTCACCATATCTTTCCAGACAAAACACACAGGACAAGACAGGCAGAGCTGGAAGCCAGACTCAGTGTAAGTCCACTACAACTTTCAGCTGATCCAGATTCAGTGTAAGTCCACTACAACTTTCAGCTGATCCAGATTCAGTGTAAGTCCACTACAACTGTCAGCTGATCCAGATTCAGTGTAAGTCCACTACAACTGTCAGCTGATCCAGATTCAGTGTAAGTCCACTACAACTGTCAGCTGATCCAGATTCAGTGTAAGTCCACTACAACTGTCAGCTGATCCAACACacaaggggtgtattcattacaccaattctgttgcaaaatgtttagtCTGTTGCGAAACGTTTTGCAACCATAAACCATTTACTCCAAACAGAAAACGCAAATGAGTTTCTATTGTACAAGGTCCCTCCTCgtttcgtttgcttccgtttgtTTCTTAAATAGTAAACCGTTTCcataatgaatacacccttgGTCCCCTTGTTATAAACACCTGTTagttggttgactgactgacacacaccctccccccagGACCCCCCAGGTGACGACTGGCAGAACACCTCTGTCGTCTTCCTCAACTCCGCCTCACAGAAGGTGTACGGTTTCTGACCCCGTCCACCCTCCAGTCACCTCTGACCTCTAACGTCCACCCTCTATCTCTGGCCACCTTTCTTCAGAGCTGGGCGCCATGTTGCTGCCACTAAATATTCCATCCATCCAACGATATGTTCAGTACCATGTTGTATGATCCATCATTACCACAAATGTTATTGTGATCATTACCTGACATGTTAAATAATGTTACCATGTTTACTGAAATCAGTGTGTATATAATCTACTGCAACTATTTGTTTGTATTACATATTTAcattttctataaaaaaaaaacattttaagaaagaattacaggaaatggactagttattatagttctcaGTATACTGGTTGGACAAGTTGGTATAGAAAGGGACTAGTTATTATAGTTGTCAGTATACTGGTTGGACAGAAAGGGACTTGTAAGACCCTACTTATTTTCCCACATAAGTTGCATAGGCAGAGAGCTCTAAATATTGTACAACATTTTGTTATTCTTTTGTGTCTTTTtatagcctggattcgaaccatggtgtctgtagtgatgcctctagcactgagatgcagtcgcttagaccgctgcaccactcgggagcccactcaGGGTTAAGCTTAGGGGTaggtaaggttagggtaagggttaagattaggttCACTGTAGGTACGTCCCAAGGATCAGTATACATTGTATGCGTTGACCTCTGCATGGTATCTTCAGAGATTCTGCGTGAGCCCATTTAAAGCACTACGTCCAGTTACATCCAGACAAAAGCGTCAAATCTCTATTTGAGATGTAAATGGCATGTCATCGAACTGCCCAGCCACAATTTTTGCGATCTCACTTGTTTTGGAGAAACGTATCCGATCATCGATACACTTCCTCTttcagcaaaacatgaacaaaggcttCAAAAACACCCATAAAGCAATGCTATCAGTCGTGATGCAGCTCTTTAAAAATGTTGTACACCTGAAACTgtattacattacattattaTATTCCATGTTGTGCGACTCGAGCGATACATCTGTGTAGCCTACGATACTTTTCCCTGTGCGCGGGCAACATGGAGAAGCAGCACAGCTAAATAGGGGAAAACCACATGAGTCGCATAAAATGGAATATAACCTTGCAGATAAAGTTTGGAAGTTGCAGATAAAGGCAGATCACAAAAAAGTTTCTGGTCACTTCTAAAACATGCCATTTGAATCGAAAATTGAAACTTATGAAGTGAACTTCCTGTTTAACGGATCAACAGGAAGAAAGCCTAATGTTCCAAGTCACTTCATGTTTCTTAGCGCACCCAAATGTCAATGATCAGCCATACtgtacacaccatacacaccctGCCTTTCAGCTTGTTCATTCATATTAGATGAATGGGGCAAAACTTAGAGCGACATCAGGTTTTGATTAAAGAGAGATCAGTAGTCTGCAACCCTCAACAGGCTCAAGAACACTAATGGACGATTTATTTATTCCCCACCTGCAATATGGGAACAGCTGATAAAATGTCACAATTAAAAAATGATTCACTTATTAATTACACCCATGTGTCAATtcctccctaggagaggtggttgtgaagtcaggcgcaggacagtaataatatagAGAAGGCGTTTATTAAAGAGTCCATCCATAGAACAGGCACAGGACCACAACAGCAGCCCACTAAATAATCCGGAACACAGTCCAGAAAATACACCTGtctaacataacaaaataaaACGCAAACCAACGACAGGTAcgcaaacaatcccgcacgaaatcAAACTGGTAGGGCGAGATAAATACCCCACTAAGTAACCTAAACAAGACACAGGTGaaacacaagacagacaaaaccaaacaaaaaggaaaagggatcggtggcagctagtagaccggcgacgacgaccgccgagcgccgcccgaacagggagaggagccaccttcggtggaagtcgtgacaccatgTCCTTTTTGTATATTTTCCAAGAAACCGAATGCCCTTGTTTGAGCAGAAAGGAAAACAGGTAGTCTGGGTATCAGTCTtaaatcaatacacacacacacacacatactgagtgtacaaaacattgacaccttcctaatattgagttgctaccccccccccaccccatacaaaaacatttattccagaaatgttccataaaacTAAATGTTCTCTCAAATGTGTTGTACACATTTGTTTacttctccttttccaagataatccatccacctgacaggtgtggcatatcagcaagctgattaaaccgcatgatcattacacaggtgcaccttgtgctggggacaataaagggccaccctaaaatgtgcagttttgtcacacaacacaatgccacagatggaCGTGTAGGACAGCGTGATCCGGcgacttcacacagccattgaagagcagtggaacaacattccaaaggctacaataaacagcctgatcaactctatacgaaggagatgtgtcgcgctgcatgaggcaaatggtggtcacaccagatactgactggttccgATCCACGACCCTACTTTATTtttaagatatctgtgaccaacagatgcatatctgtattcccagtcatgtgaaatccatagattagggcctaattcatttatttcaattgactaatttccttatatgtactgtaactcagcaaaatcttttaaattgttgcatgttgcattatatttttgttcagtgtgtgttccaaaacaaaacaaaaatccaaTATTGAATATCAAGAAATAAGGTTGGTGAGTTCATACACATAAACGTGTCTAAAACATGGGTTATGAGGACTCATCACATCATACATGAATGGCATGTCTAAAACATGGGTTATGAGGACATACATGGAAATCTGTTGACAGCAACAAGCAGAGTGCGGGTGCAGCAGTTCGTGGGAGAAGGATGCAGTGTGTAGCAGGGATGAGCAGCGGGCTCTCTCTTATTGCAGAAAAATCACCTTCCCAGTCAGTTTGAGTGTATTGgacattcatattgcaatgtACAGCCTTACCTCTGAAGTTTGCACCCATGAAACGGGGGTATccgcctactcagtgacaccaaCAGATTACAATTCTGATGAGTTGATAAATATTAGCGCCGTAACTCTTATTGCGGGTCTTTAACTGTGGGAAATCACTTCACTAGTCAGCCTATTGTGCGCATTGAGCATTCGTTTTGGACTGTAAAGTCAGGCAATAATAGCTATGgacgctaatatttgtgtaaactctttGGAATTGTAATATGTGGGTGTCACCGTGTAGGGCTTTAGGCTGACATCCCATTTCATGGGAGAGTACTCGATAGGTGTCGTCAAACTTGTTCCACGGAGGTCTGAGTGTTTGCAGGTTCACACTcctttgtacttgattgatgaatgaaGGGcactgttacgcacgcctctcggaatagggaacgcaacaccctgctacaactcaactctccgtggtgtgaaagaggtatggactgtaggtgtgagtaaggatgacaaaaagGCAGAGAACAccatttacagggaatttattccatCGCACAGTAATTTGGGGGAAAAGGTGCTGGacagaaccaaagcaaagaaagtaaatattaAAGCCccctcctaccttacctgcctccccactacttacctaactagcaccacctggtgcactaaccaaaatacaggggacggtccgcccaggtcttacctagtgtgcatagacagtaaactactacgggttatgtatgcccgcaggcctcttgcctaagcactccctaggtgccttccccttcccccctgggaacaaatgaaacagaataacacaAATAAGTTATAATCAAAACACTGCGTCCTATTGACACACaaccaatcagcaacaacgaacacAGTACATACCAAAATTCTTAGAAACAACCAACATGCTATAACCCTCAGCcattagcctcctctctcagcctcctctctcagccattagcctcctctctcagccattattagcctcctctctcagccattattagcctcctctctcagccattattagcctcctctctcagccattattagcctcctctctcagccattattagcctcctctctcagccattattagcctcctctctcagccattattagcctcctctctcagccattattagcctcctctctcagccattATTAGCCTACTCTCTCAGCCATtattagcctcctctctcagccattattagcctcctctctcagccattattagcctcctctctcagccattattagcctcctctctcagccattattagcctcctctctcagccattattagcctcctctctcagccattattagcctcctctctcagccattagcctcctctctcagccattattagcctcctctctcagccattattagcctcctctctcagccattagcctcctctctcagccattattagcctcctctctcagccattattagcctcctctctcagccattattagcctcctctctcagccattAGCCTCCTCTCCAGCCAGtattagcctcctctctcagccattattagcctcctctctcagccattattagcctcctctctcagccattattagcctcctctctcagccattattagcctcctctctcagccattattagcctcctctctcagccattattagcctcctctctcagccattagcctcctctctcagccattagcctcctctctcagccattagcctcctctctcagccattagcctcctctctcagccattattagcctcctctctcagccattATTAGCCTCCTCTCTTAGCCATtattagcctcctctctcagccattagcctcctctctcagcaatCATCTCCTTTCTGAGGAACAGAACACTGTCTTATAAAGCTTCAGAAGGAGTtagtaattggagacagctgcgtcctgacgagggggcggggtcagctctccaatcagcaatggggccgaccaatcagctgcttggagaatttcaggaagccatttcctgaaatacctGCATGAAAATATACAAACCATAACACAGAAAATGGGGAAG is part of the Salmo trutta chromosome 31, fSalTru1.1, whole genome shotgun sequence genome and encodes:
- the pigr gene encoding polymeric immunoglobulin receptor, with protein sequence MTPLLFFAFLLLSRLPGSLCRVTTVGDLAVLEGRSVTIPCHYGPQYASYVKYWCHGSVKDLCTSLVRSDAPRGQAAPGEDKVAMFDDPVQQVFTVTMTELQKEDSGWYWCGVEVGGVWSADVTASLHINVIQGMSVVNSMVSGEEGTSVTVQCLYSQGYRQHEKRWCRSGDWSSCLVTDGEGRYEDQAVEIRDDLTKAFTVTLKGLAQRDTGWYWCAAGQQQVAVYILVTPPSTTAPAPTVTSPPEESPQSVPVSPSVSPSLSPLPRHVAKGADHHRPLWEFPLMVCGVLFILMVLVLLPWKILDQYNKTHRTRQAELEARLSDPPGDDWQNTSVVFLNSASQKVYGF